The following proteins are encoded in a genomic region of Cricetulus griseus strain 17A/GY chromosome 7, alternate assembly CriGri-PICRH-1.0, whole genome shotgun sequence:
- the LOC113836582 gene encoding transmembrane protein 92-like, translated as MPEARIPDRALTLLFCLLSCLLSSLELVIANQVKANCDSIILFIVFLAMIPLLCLCGLMKRFCRKCRQPEQTPPEAQATAPLEIWVPTLDPPPPYDQVIMKPIEPPPPYSLMPEDPVGPMCDTDNTAF; from the exons ATGCCTGAAGCCAGGATCCCAGACCGTGCCCTCACCTTGCTCTTCTGCCTGCTTTCCTGCCTGCTCTCCAGTCTCGAACTAGTAATCGCCAACCAG GTTAAAGCTAACTGTGACTCCAT TATCCTGTTTATCGTTTTCCTGGCCATGATACCTCTGTTGTGCCTCTGTGGCCTGATGAAGCGATTCTGTCGCAAGTGCAGACAGCCAGAGCAGACACCTCCTGAAGCACAGGCCACGGCTCCCCTAGAGATCTGGGTCCCCACCTTGGATCCCCCACCACCCTATGATCAG GTCATCATGAAGCCTATAGAACCACCTCCTCCCTACAGCCTCATGCCTGAGGACCCAGTTGGTCCAATGTGCGACACAGACAACACAGCCTTTTAG